In Exiguobacterium sp. 9-2, the genomic window AGCAGAACGCGTTCCTTCTGGGAAAATGCCAACAGTCTCATCCGTATTTAACAGCTCGATCGTCCGTTTCAAGGCTTGACGGTCCCCTTGACCACGACCGACAGGATAGGTTCCTGCCGCAATCATCAGCTGCTTTAAGGCAGGGACTTTAAACAACTCCTCCTTCGCCATATAACGAACCGAACGTTTCGGTGGAATCGCACTGACGAGGAAGACGGGATCCCAATTTGAACTGTGGTTGGCACAGATGAGTAAGGAACCGTCTTTCGGAATATTCTCTTGCCCCGTCACCTTCAATCGGAAGACTGTTTTGGCTATGACCCAGACGACAAACCGCGCAATCCGATAAACGGTATCTTGACGTTTCATTTTAGAACACCTTCCGCTAGTTCCATCAGGCGAACAACGACTTGATCAATCGTCATCTCTGTCGTATCTAGATATAATGCGTCGTCTGCTTGGCGTAGAGGAGAGACTTCACGTTCACTGTCCCGTTTGTCCCGCAGCGCGATTTCTTCTTGAAGAACTGTGATATCGCTATCCATCCCACGCGCGATGTTCTCCCGGTGCCTTCTAGCTGCACGCTCTTCCACAGTTGCCGTCAAGAAAACTTTTAATTCAGCATCAGGTAATACGACTGTACCGATGTCACGACCGTCCATGACGATGCCACCCTGATCTGCTAATTTTCGTTGCGCCGTGACGAGTGCTGCTCGAACTTCTTTTTGACGAGCGACGAACGATACATTATTCGTGATTTCGATGGAACGGATCGCATCCGTCACTTCGCGATCACCAATAAAGACACGTTGCCCGTTTTCGCCTGGTGTTAAACGAATATCAAGCGATTTCATCAATTCGCCAAGCACTTCTCCGTTGTTCAGGTCAAGCGATTGTTCGAGTGCTGCGAGCGTAACGGCACGATACATCGCCCCTGTATCGATATATACATAGTCAAGGCGTGCCGCCAGTTGTTTTGCGATCGTACTTTTCCCAGCACCTGCTGGTCCATCTAATGCAATTTGAATCTTCTTCATCATCCATCCAATCCTTCCATCTTCCCCATATTTGATGGGGATTCATTCTTCCGAACGTTATCATAGCAAAAAAATGCGGTCAGGTGAATGGATTCATGCCCCTTCTTGAACTTTTCATTTGCATTTGATAACAGTGACGCAATACTAGCTCACGACTTCTGTCAGGAATCATTGTAAATTGGAATGCGAGTTCATACCGTTCTTCCCGTCGATCGATACGGACGAGCTCAGCAATAACATCTAAAGTACTCGAAATACCGTCACCAGTAGGTAGAATGAATGTCATCTCCACCTCTTCCTCTTTTTGAATCGGTAACTGATCCGACAAAATCATCATGCCACCAGCCGATAAGTCAAGCGTCACCGTCGTAAACGGATCAAATTGCGTTTTATGCGGATGAACGGCGACATCGAGCATTTGTGGTACTCGAACGAATTGACGTCGTTGGATGCGCTCGATTTGATCATCACTCGGTCGCTTTAAGGCGTACCGCTGACCACGAAGTGGATCATTTTGTCGTTCCACGACGACCGTATCAAACCCAAATAATTTACCTTTTTCTTTAAAGAAGTAAAAAGAAACTTCTTCGTGATCTGACAAGATGAACGTTTTCAATGTCGCGACCTCACTTGGCGCCTCGATCCAAATCAATCGATTCGTTACGGCTGTTACTTTTGACCGTCCTTGTCGATCCTCACTATTCGAAAGCATTACTAAA contains:
- a CDS encoding lysophospholipid acyltransferase family protein, encoding MKRQDTVYRIARFVVWVIAKTVFRLKVTGQENIPKDGSLLICANHSSNWDPVFLVSAIPPKRSVRYMAKEELFKVPALKQLMIAAGTYPVGRGQGDRQALKRTIELLNTDETVGIFPEGTRSAPGEFTSAQPGVGFFALRSNAQILPIAIIGSYRPFKRMRVAIGKPVDISDLRDQRGAAKAISDRIMDEIKSVYFNHA
- the cmk gene encoding (d)CMP kinase gives rise to the protein MMKKIQIALDGPAGAGKSTIAKQLAARLDYVYIDTGAMYRAVTLAALEQSLDLNNGEVLGELMKSLDIRLTPGENGQRVFIGDREVTDAIRSIEITNNVSFVARQKEVRAALVTAQRKLADQGGIVMDGRDIGTVVLPDAELKVFLTATVEERAARRHRENIARGMDSDITVLQEEIALRDKRDSEREVSPLRQADDALYLDTTEMTIDQVVVRLMELAEGVLK
- a CDS encoding flagellar brake protein, coding for MMEIGDLVMLSNSEDRQGRSKVTAVTNRLIWIEAPSEVATLKTFILSDHEEVSFYFFKEKGKLFGFDTVVVERQNDPLRGQRYALKRPSDDQIERIQRRQFVRVPQMLDVAVHPHKTQFDPFTTVTLDLSAGGMMILSDQLPIQKEEEVEMTFILPTGDGISSTLDVIAELVRIDRREERYELAFQFTMIPDRSRELVLRHCYQMQMKSSRRGMNPFT